Part of the Quercus lobata isolate SW786 chromosome 6, ValleyOak3.0 Primary Assembly, whole genome shotgun sequence genome, AAAAGTACAATTCTATCCCATAAGAAAAAAATCCAAGTAGCAGAATCTTAAGAAGTGAACCTAAAGAATAGAAcataagtactgtacctaagtcttgccactactttaaataaaattctattatatatatttcaagaaattaaaaagggataattacactttgcccacttgtggtttgcctctaattctaTGTGCCTACCCGTGAttcaaattttgacactttgcccacctatGATTGTCACCGTTAATGTGCCGTGTACCCACCTCTACCTcaccgttactctaacacagaaATATGTAAAAACTCACTCCCATCCAAATCAAAACACTCTCACTCAAATCttaaacatgaagaacatacccaaattttgaaaaattttgaaacttgagttggCTCACTAAACCCAGAACATGAAGATTAACCGAAAACTAAGATGAAATAGCattatgcaaaacaaaagtaaagGAATCATATAAGagagaataaattattcaaatttcctCAACCAAAGATTTCACTCTCATTCTCTTAAATTATTTGGGACCCGAAATATCTAAACTGTcaggaattttaatttttggaagcctAGAAGAACAAAATTCATAAGATTGAAcaattcaatttcttttcttctcttccactACTgagcatacaaaaaaaaaaaaaaaaaagcgaaagCTGGAATTCATTTGAGAAAGCTCTAATCACTGATAATTACAAAGTCCACGATAGAACTCATTTTCCCAAGACAACCCTCTCTACCTCGTCACCTCCGACCTCCCCTCCCATCTCGAAAACGACGAGAACGACCCGTTCGAGCCCATCGGGTTCATCACCGCCTTCTCTACCTGGTCCATCGAGCCCAACCCCCTCTTCTTCCGctcctctctctccttctccGACCACCTCGCCAAACTCGAGCGAACTCTCGAATCTTCTTCTTTGTCCTCAAAAtttccaaactctctctctctctctctctttctctaaaacTCAAATTGAAACCCTAGCTCAGCCACAATGAACCACTACCACATCTACCAAGCCGTTGGCAGAGGCAAATACTCGGTACCGTTCTTGCTTAAATCgaagtttctatttttaaattttcccaATTACAGTAATTTAAcctagtttgatttatttattaatgtgtTTGTTTGTATCCAATTTTTGGTTCACTGGATgagaaatattaatttttgggtttaatttttggttaatCTTCAAGATTTCTGGGTTTAgtttttgggtatgttcttctACTTTTCTTCAGACTCATTAAACCCAGAACATGATTGTGGGTTTAGTTTAGGTACAATTAGTTTGAAcatgaaaaacagaaaaatctaggtttagtttttggttaatCTTCATGTTTTGGGTTTAGTGAGTcaactcaagtttcaaaatttggacatgttcttcatgttcttcataTTTAAGATTTGAGTGAAAGTGTTTTGATCTGGATGGGAGTGAGTTTTTACATATTTCTGTGTTAGACTAACGGGGAGGGAGAGGTGGGTACACGGCACATTAACGGTGTCAAtcacaggtgggcaaagtgtcaaaatttgaaCCAGGGTAGGCACAtagaattagaggcaaaccataggtgggtaaagtgtaattatcccaattaaaaaaattctacttcaactaaaattttgCACAAGCCAAGAGCTATCCTTGTACCCAATGTTGTAAAATACTAGTCCCTCTAGAGTTTGGAGACATTAGATTAAATTAGAAGTTCTAAAATACCATgtaaatatattaatacattaataaattaatcTAAAACCACaatattcatattttaattttaaattctgtGGGGGTAAAATTCGCCAGTCAACGGTGGGCCATGGTACTCGTACGAAGCCCAACCATAATAGGAAGCGAAGACACGGGCAGAGGACCCCCCAGCCCAATCATGTTGGGCCGGGCTTGCTTAAggggcgtccgaggaggagtgccTCCTCGGACGCACCAAACGGGAGTCCGATTCACACCCTTTACATGGTGAAAGGTCAtccaaaatcaaaggaaaaggCTAGACGTTCAGGAGGCAATCACAattgccgcattaaatgcaaggaagttacttttccagccgcattaatgtggagaggacaggagaacagtattatcttggccagtgcaactcacagaaaagaaggaggatgtcctatgggacaggcactcaagtaaaGGCCCagatgattaacaagtgtaGGGTCATTATCATttgaaggatgctatataagagaagaaaatcccCATGATCAGAGGATcggaaaaaatgagagaaaaaaggaagaaaagagaaagagagaaagaaaggaattcTGTAAACGAAACATTAGATAGGGCCCCAAGAACTGTTATCCCAGGAAACTCAATGAGGTATTCCCACGTTCAAGTGGTTGCATGACCTACTAACAATTACGTTTACTCTGTCAAGATCTAGTTCTGCgtcccactctctacaaattcattgctGAGGGTCTTTTGAGCCAATATCGCCTGCTTGCTGGGCCTGGGCCTCAAAATCcgcccttacaattggcgccgtttgtggggagAATTTGTGTCTCGACAAGCGAACagtaagaaatggaaggatcaggccCGCGCAAAACCGGACATGCAGATTCTCAATGGTAGGACAATTTTCTAAATATCGAACAAGGGAAAGACTAAGATAATCGGCGAGAGGGAAGCGTGAACACCTCTTACACGAGTAAAAGCCGTTCAAAGAGGAAGGACCATGCATCCCATGAGCGAAAAGATCGAAAGGCTTTACGACAAgagattgatgatttgaagaaaaagttgCGCCGAGCACAGCAGAAACGTCCCTCACCCGGCTCGAGCTCTAGCAGTGACGAGGATAACGAATACCGACGCAGATCAAGAACCCCTCCAAGCGAGACCTTTTCCTACGAGAAAGAGAGGCCTCGTAAACGGAGCCATAAAAGcccatcttaccaaggcctggccaaTGATGCCATGAGTAAGGTCCTGGATCGCATCTCCCAGTCACCGTTTACACGTAGAATAGAGAGGGCAGTGCTCCCTCGGCGGTTCCATTAACCACCGTTTGCTATATACAATGGTCGGACCGACccagtggagcatgtgagccaattCAATTAGAGGATGACCGTCCACACCAGGGATGAGGCGTTAATGTATAGGATATTCCCATCTAGCTTGGGacccatggcgatgagatggttcgattCCCTCCAgccgaattccatagattcctttaaacagcTGACACAGGCTTTTGGTTCTCGTTTCATCACCAACACtagagtccctcggcccctcGATTCCCTCCTATCCTTATCCATGCGGGACGAAGAGACGCTAAAGGCCTACTCGAATAGATACTAggaaatgtataatgagatagaaGGGAAATATATTGACGTCGCCATCAGCACGTTCAAAAGGGGCTTGCCGACAGAACAtggcttaagaaagtccctcactggaaagccagtcaccagcgtgcaccaactcatggaccgaattgacaagtacaaaagggtcgaggagAACTAGCAGATGGGGAAGGGTAAAGCGAAGGTCGtccctcaagagaggagggacttcaggtcggaacgaTTTAACAATAGTAGCAGACTGAGAAGAGACTATACGAAGCAGCTTGGATCCACTGGGGCTCAGGCAGTTTGTACTGTATTCCAAGAACCGCTTCACAAAATCCTAGAGAAGGTGAAATATGAACCTTTCTTTcagtggccgaacaagatggctggCGATCCTTCGAAGCGCAATCAGAACCTGTATTGCGCATACCATCAAGAGCCAGGTCACACCACTGATGAATGCAGGAACCTAAAGAACTATTTAGATCAACTtgtccgagaagggaagctgAGACATCTGCTGCATCGCCCTGAAGGATGGCAGGAACCGTCGAACAATGAAACCAGGCAAAATACGTtgaggccacccattggcacaattaatgtcattctCGCCGCACCTGGGAGGACAGGCTCTGCCCCCTTCAGGGTAATGTCAGTGAGCAGTTTCCCAATTGAGCCAGATGGCAGGGACCCCAAGAGAGCCAGAATGAATGCCACCCCGTTAATCGGGTTCACGGAGGAAGACAAGCAAGGGACTATTCAACCCCATGACGATGCCCTAGTCGTCACACTCAGAATAGGAGGTTATGACGTGAAGAGGGTATTAGTTGATCAAGGTAGCGCCGTGGAGGTAATGTATCCTGATTTGCATAAGGGGCTGAGCTTGAAGCAGGAAGACCTGTCGCCATACGATTACCCCCTGGTCagctttgaaggaaaaatcGTTATCCCGAAAGGCATGATCAAGTTACCTGTGCAAATAGATTCAGACGTGGTAGAAGTGAACTTCATTGTCGTAGATGCATACTCCCCCTACACCGCTATTGTGGCCCGGCCATAGATTCATGCACTAGGGGCTGTGCCGTCAACCTTACACCAAAAAGTAAAGTATTCGTCAAGAGGTCAAATCAAGGAAATAATAGGGAGCTAGGAAATGGCTAGACAATGCATGGTGTCGGCAATATCACAACGGCTGAGTAATGAGCCTTCCACTTCAGCCGAGaggggcttatagcaatcaaagacCTCTGCACCGACTGCGAGTAGTGGAGGATCGGCCGTGAATGTGAACTGTGAGGAGCTGGAGAAAGTACTCGTTGGATTGGATCCTGAAaggttttttcaaattggttCAGAACTACCGCCCGAGGAGAAGTTAGCACTTATTGCTTTCCTCCGACAGAATGTAGATGTGTTTGCTTGGGACCCCTATGAGGCTCCCGGGGTCGACCCGGATTTCATCTGCCACCACCTTAATGTGAATCCGGCTATAACCCCTAAGCGGCAGGCTCCTCGACGACCGTCGAAAGAACATACCGACGCCGTGAGAGAAGAGGTCGCAAGACTGAAGAaagctggggctatcaaagaggtcttctatCCCGAGTGGTTAGCCAACATGgtagtggtgaagaagaagagcgggaaatgacgggtctgcgtagacttcacagacctaaACAAGGCGTGTCCAAAGGATCCCTTCCCAATGCCCAGGATAGACCGGTTGGCAGATTCAACTGTCGGACACCCAAGGATGAGTTTTCTAGACGCCTttcagggctaccaccagataccTTTGGCTGCTGGGGACCAGGAGAAGACGgcttttgtcaccccagttggaaattatcattataaggtgatgccttttggcctGAAAAATGCCGAGtcaacctatcaaaggatgatgaccaagatGTTTGAACAGCAGATGGGTAAAAGCGTTGAAGTgtacatagacgacatggtggttaaAAGCAAAATAGTTCCCGACCATCTTGAAGACCTCAGCAATGTTTTTCAAATACTGAGAAAGTACAAGCTACGACTGAACGCAGCCAAGTGTTCGTTTGGAGTGggatcaggaaaattcttaggttatATGGTGACTCACAGAGGCATAAAGGTTAACCCTGACCAGATAAGAGCCATCCATAGcttgcagcctcctcggaaccCTAAAGAGGTCCAGAAGTTTACTGGCATGATAGCTActttaaaccgtttcatctcACGTTCAACAGACAGATGCAGGCAATTTTTTCTCCTATTACACAAGTGGAAGAGATTTGAGTGGAATGAAGATTGCGCTGTAGCTTTCCAACATTTAGAcgaggttttgtttgcctacatTGCGGTAGCCCCACATGCAGTGAACTTGGTGCTAATCTGAGAAGACAACGACACACAGCGACCAGTCTATTACGTTAGTAAATCACTGCAGAAGGTAGAAACCCGTTATCTTCCCCTCGAAAAGGCTATCTTGGCCGTCGTGCAGGCCACGTGAAAGCTTCTGCACTACTTTCAAGCACACACTGTGGTGGTGCTAACACAACTCCCTATAAAGTCTGTCCTACGCAGCGCCGATTACACAAGCAGAATTGCAAAGTGGGGAACGATCCTTGGCGCTTTCAATATTAGGTACATGCCTCGTATTGCTGTAAAGGGCCAGGTCCTTGCCGACCTAATAGTAGAGTTTGCAGAGCCCACGCTAGAGGAACAAAACGTGGCGGGATCACTAG contains:
- the LOC115949962 gene encoding uncharacterized protein LOC115949962, encoding MGKGKAKVVPQERRDFRSERFNNSSRLRRDYTKQLGSTGAQAVCTVFQEPLHKILEKVKYEPFFQWPNKMAGDPSKRNQNLYCAYHQEPGHTTDECRNLKNYLDQLVREGKLRHLLHRPEGWQEPSNNETRQNTLRPPIGTINVILAAPGRTGSAPFRVMSVSSFPIEPDGRDPKRARMNATPLIGFTEEDKQGTIQPHDDALVVTLRIGGYDVKRVLVDQGSAVEVMYPDLHKGLSLKQEDLSPYDYPLVSFEGKIVIPKGMIKLPVQIDSDVVEVNFIVVDAYSPYTAIVARP